The genomic interval CTTATAAATTTTGCTAGTTTCCCCCAAATCCAGTAAACCGACAATATTGCGGAGTGTAGAAGTATTATTATTCCGGTTAGTTACGTATACTTCCACCCTGGTAATAGTAACATTAGAAGAAATGGCCGGAATAGTACGTAGGGAAGATTCATAACCATCACGAAAAAACTGAGACAAAAAGAAGTGACGGTTGTCTTCATAATCACTGGCCCGGATTTCGAACTTGCGGGTCTGCACTCCTCCTTTTACCGCTACCTGGTCTACACTGGCCCGTTGGTTGGCCGCAATAGAAGTTACATTTAGCCTGCCAAACCGGAGCTGTGTTTTAATACCAAATAAGTTCTGGGCACCAGTAATCAGGCTGCTGTTTACAGGCATGCTTACATTTCCGGCTTCTATTTTCTGAATAATGTCTTCTTCATACCCGGTATATTCCAGTTTAAGGTTCTGTTCAAACTGGAAACTGGCTTTTGTATCGAAGTTGGCCGTCATCTTCATCTTCTCCCCCACCTGGCCAATGGCATTCAAACTTACCTGCTGATCAAAGTCAAATAAAGGCACCCGTTGCTGCCGTACCGGAATATTCGGATTCTGTACCCGCTGGAACTTTCCGCCAAAATCGAGTAAAACAAATCCATTGGTTTTAAAATCAATATAATTTCCGCCAAAAATCCGGTCGAATACCGGGCTAATGCGGATCGTTGGAAATAAAGACCGGCCGGTTACTTCACTTTTTCCATCTGCTGCAGCCGCTTTCGCCCGCCAGTAATCTCTGGCCAATCGTTGGTCCTGATAGCGGGAAAATTCTTTATAGGAAAGCGAACTGGCCGGACGGTAATCTAATTCCCCCAGTTTTTCGTGAATTGTAATATTACCGGCTGAATCGGCCTGAGTTTGTATTTTTACACTATTTAGCGAAGTAGGAAACAAAGGAGACGTTAACAACGTACTGGAAAAAGGATTCCCATACCGGTCGCGTGAGAAAAAACTAGGTCCACGACGAGCCGGAAGGGTAGGCAAGCTATCTTTTTTAGTGGAATCTGATGGTTCAATAGCAGGCGTCTGGTAGTAAAAGCTATTGCTTTTTGCCTGTGCCTGAAAAGCCACCTGAGTAATCAGGAAAAAAAGTATACTGCCTGCAATGAAAATATAATGCGTACTTCTGAACAAGTGCGTTGTTAATAATTAAATTCTGATATTTCTAAATGAACTGATACAAGAGGTAAAAATCAGGTGGCCAAGCTTACAGCTACAATTAGCTGGGTTTTAGTGCTTTCTTAATGAGTTGCTCCAGACTTAATGTGGTACCTTCCGTTTTCATAATGGTATCTATGCTCTTCTCGGCCACATTTTTCGGGATTCCCAATGTTATCAGTGCTGATAACGCTTCATTACGCAAGCTATTGTTTGCTGATACAGCAATATTTGGCATTTCTCCTGCGAATATGCCTTTTTTAATCTTATCTTTTAACTCAAGAATCACACGCTGAGCCGTTTTACTGCCAATGCCTTTTATACTTTGAATCGTCCGCAAATCTTCCGAAACAATGGCATTTTGTATTTCTGCATACGACAGCGAAGAAAGCATCATTACAGCTGTGTTCGGGCCAATTCCAGAAACGCTGATCAAATCTAAGAATAAGCGTTTTTCAGCGTTTTCAGCAAATCCATATAAGGTATGGGCATCTTCTTTTATATGTAGGAACGTGTGCAACCGGCATCTTTCTCCTTCTTTCAGGACGGCATAGGTTTGCAATGAAATCTTAATATGATAACCTAAGCCACCAATATCTATTATTACGTACGTGGGATCTTTAAAAGTGAGTTTTCCGTCGATGTAGGCGATCATGTGTTAAATTACAGATTACAGAACAAATATCTAATTAATCAACTGCTTCTGAGGTATATTTATTTAAAAAATTGATAATAAATATCTTTTTTGATGTAATATTTATTAATTATTTCGTCCAGGCTTGCAGACTAGTATCTGGCTGTGTCTCGGTTTTACGTCTGGCGGGCTCTCCAGGACTGGATTTATGGATTTGTGCCTCTACTACAGCAATGGCCACCATATTAATAATTTCACGGATAGAACTTCCGAGTTGTAATACATGCACAGGTTTCCGCATGCCCATCAGAATAGGTCCTATCGCTTCAGCGCCGCCAATTTCCTGTAAAAGTTTATACGCAATGTTACCAGAAGCAAGGTCTGGGAAGATGAGGGTATTGGCTCCATTTTCAGCCAGTTCACTGAAAGGATAATTTTCTTTCAATAATCTTGGACTTAAGGCAATATTGGCCTGCACCTCGCCATCAATAATCAGGTCAGGATACTTTGCTTTTGCTTTTTGCAAGGCACTTATCATTTTCTCTGGCAACTCTCCTTTATTAGAACCAAAGTTGGAATAAGAAAGCATAGCTATCCGGGGCTCAGCATCAAAAAAACGCACTTTTTCAGCCGTTAAGCCAATTATATCCACCAGTTCGTCGGCAGTAGGATTGGCATTTACTGTAGTATCGGCAAAGAAATAGGATTGCTTTTTATTGGTAATAATGTACATACCAGCCACCCGGTTTACAATTCTGTCGACTCCAATCACCTGTAAAGCAGGCTTTATAGTTTTTGCATAATCTTTGGTCAACCCGGAAATCAGCGCATCTGCCTCACCCAGCTCGACCATCATCGCTCCAAAATAGTTACGGTCCTGCATCATTTTTTTCCCTTCGGAGCAGGTTATGCCTTTACGTTTGCGTTTCTCGTATAAAAGATTGCCATATCTCTCAGTCCTCTCTTCCTCTTCATATACATCAATAATCTCACAGTCTACCAGTTCCAGATGATTTTCCCGAATGATTTGTCCAATTCTTTCTCTGTTACCCAGTAATATAGGAATGGCAATATTTTCTTCTTGTAAGATTTGAGCTGCTTTCAAAATTTTATAAGTATCTGCTTCTGCAAATACCACCCGCTGCGGATTTTGTCTGGCCCGGCCTATTACCCTGGTCATGATCTTCTGATCGATACCCACACGCCTTTCCAGCTCCTGATGATATTGCTCCCAGTCAGAAATGGTTATCCGGGCCACGCCGGAAGCTATAGCCGCTTTGGCAACTGCCGGAGAAATGGTGGTGATTAAACGAGGATCTAAAGGTTTGGGGATCAGATATTCACGGCCAAACACCAGTGCATTATTTTCATAGGCATTGTTTACCAGTTCTGGTACAGGCTCTTTAGCCAGAGTGGCGATTGCCCGTACAGCGGCCAGTTTCATCTCCTCATTAATTTCTGTAGCCCGTACATCGAGGGCTCCTCTGAAAATATAGGGAAAGCCCAGCACATTGTTCACCTGATTAGGATGATCAGAACGGCCAGTCGCCATAATAATATCTGAGCGTGATTCCATTGCCAGTTCATAGGCAATTTCAGGATCAGGATTAGCCAGAGCAAATACAATCGGATTGGGAGCCATTCTACGCAAATGTTCCTGCGTAATCACATTGGCAGCAGATAGCCCCAAAAACACATCCGCATTCATCATGGCTTCTTCCAGGGTATACACTGGAAGGTCTGTAGCAAACTGCCTGCGGATTTCATCCAGATCCTGCCTATCGTTCCGGAGAATGCCATTGATGTCATTCATGATGATATTTTTCTTCTGAACGCCCAGGGCCATATACAAT from Rhodocytophaga rosea carries:
- the ruvA gene encoding Holliday junction branch migration protein RuvA, coding for MIAYIDGKLTFKDPTYVIIDIGGLGYHIKISLQTYAVLKEGERCRLHTFLHIKEDAHTLYGFAENAEKRLFLDLISVSGIGPNTAVMMLSSLSYAEIQNAIVSEDLRTIQSIKGIGSKTAQRVILELKDKIKKGIFAGEMPNIAVSANNSLRNEALSALITLGIPKNVAEKSIDTIMKTEGTTLSLEQLIKKALKPS
- a CDS encoding NADP-dependent malic enzyme; this encodes MAIKIRKEDALQYHTQGQPGKIEVIPTKMLSTQLDLALAYSPGVAEPCKAIANNYDDVYKYTAKGNLVGVISNGTAVLGLGNIGPDASKPVMEGKGVLFKKFAGIDVFDIEIDCHDPQQFIKIVKSLEPTFGGINLEDIKAPECFLIEQELKKQMNIPVMHDDQHGTAIISSAALLNALELVKKKIGDIRLVVNGAGASAIACTKLYMALGVQKKNIIMNDINGILRNDRQDLDEIRRQFATDLPVYTLEEAMMNADVFLGLSAANVITQEHLRRMAPNPIVFALANPDPEIAYELAMESRSDIIMATGRSDHPNQVNNVLGFPYIFRGALDVRATEINEEMKLAAVRAIATLAKEPVPELVNNAYENNALVFGREYLIPKPLDPRLITTISPAVAKAAIASGVARITISDWEQYHQELERRVGIDQKIMTRVIGRARQNPQRVVFAEADTYKILKAAQILQEENIAIPILLGNRERIGQIIRENHLELVDCEIIDVYEEEERTERYGNLLYEKRKRKGITCSEGKKMMQDRNYFGAMMVELGEADALISGLTKDYAKTIKPALQVIGVDRIVNRVAGMYIITNKKQSYFFADTTVNANPTADELVDIIGLTAEKVRFFDAEPRIAMLSYSNFGSNKGELPEKMISALQKAKAKYPDLIIDGEVQANIALSPRLLKENYPFSELAENGANTLIFPDLASGNIAYKLLQEIGGAEAIGPILMGMRKPVHVLQLGSSIREIINMVAIAVVEAQIHKSSPGEPARRKTETQPDTSLQAWTK